A genomic region of Bosea sp. 124 contains the following coding sequences:
- the bcsS gene encoding cellulose biosynthesis protein BcsS, translated as MIAGAARLAAVLAVSLACPAIAADDEPEHRSPLSTVLFGSLEAGPTKTFAAVGLKKALTGGLATSGFRAMLKVGGSQEEAVRQRPHGIAYKSEAQALIGYEWRFGDTFVALYAGSDYEGEQREERLGTVVTSRYGARLQADLWMTPTPATMLQASAYASTLDGRLWGRVAPGWQMPSGFSLEGVHLGPELEAYRERDYTKLRLGLHLTGLRFLGVAWRISGGWQRTSDRASEAYATLGLHWQR; from the coding sequence GTGATCGCTGGAGCCGCGAGGCTGGCTGCCGTCTTGGCGGTGTCGCTGGCCTGTCCCGCCATCGCCGCTGACGACGAACCAGAACACCGCTCGCCGCTCTCCACCGTGCTGTTCGGCTCGCTCGAAGCCGGACCGACCAAGACCTTCGCTGCCGTCGGCCTGAAGAAGGCACTGACCGGCGGCCTCGCGACCAGCGGCTTTCGGGCCATGCTGAAGGTCGGCGGCTCGCAGGAAGAAGCCGTGCGCCAGCGCCCCCATGGCATCGCCTACAAGAGCGAGGCCCAGGCGCTGATTGGCTATGAGTGGCGCTTCGGCGACACCTTCGTCGCGCTTTATGCCGGCTCCGATTATGAGGGCGAGCAGCGCGAGGAGCGCCTTGGCACGGTCGTCACCAGCCGCTACGGCGCCCGCCTCCAGGCCGATCTCTGGATGACCCCGACACCCGCCACGATGCTGCAGGCCAGCGCCTATGCCTCGACGCTCGACGGCCGGCTCTGGGGCCGCGTCGCGCCGGGCTGGCAGATGCCCAGCGGCTTTTCTCTCGAAGGCGTTCATCTCGGCCCGGAGCTCGAGGCCTATCGCGAACGCGACTACACCAAGCTGCGCCTCGGCCTGCATCTGACCGGCCTGCGCTTTCTCGGGGTCGCCTGGCGCATCTCCGGCGGCTGGCAGCGCACCAGCGACCGGGCCTCGGAAGCCTATGCGACGCTGGGCCTGCACTGGCAGCGCTGA
- a CDS encoding usg protein: MATSDFMRQLAGYGLTTATILYRMPDHRNVLQSYIWQQYDLAPRFPVLRDFLAFWKRELDGPLHSVTVAHSRLIRPAEIVNVNGVLTLH; encoded by the coding sequence ATGGCGACCAGCGACTTCATGCGGCAACTGGCGGGATATGGTCTGACCACGGCGACCATCCTGTATCGGATGCCGGATCACCGGAACGTCCTGCAGAGCTATATCTGGCAGCAATACGATCTCGCGCCGCGCTTCCCGGTGTTGCGCGATTTCCTCGCCTTCTGGAAGCGCGAACTCGACGGCCCGCTGCATTCGGTCACCGTCGCGCATTCGCGGCTGATCCGGCCGGCGGAGATCGTCAACGTCAATGGCGTGCTGACGCTGCATTGA